The following coding sequences are from one Gossypium raimondii isolate GPD5lz chromosome 4, ASM2569854v1, whole genome shotgun sequence window:
- the LOC105779587 gene encoding late embryogenesis abundant protein: MADLRDEHGNPIQLTDEHGNPVQLTDEHGNPIYVTGIATKHPTTTTSLSGLMGYGTGSAVATDQSQQQLQPPPPQQTQPLHYEVSGKEKIQRSSSSSSSSSSSEDDGMGGRRKKGLKEKVKEKLTSGKKKEEDQSQTKTSAVKTTASTTTTTTGPPPGQHHEKKSVIEKIKEKLPGHHAH; the protein is encoded by the exons ATGGCTGATTTGAGAGACGAACACGGCAACCCTATTCAACTCACCGACGAACACGGCAACCCGGTTCAACTCACTGACGAACACGGTAACCCCATTTATGTCACCGGTATTGCCACCAAGCATCCCACGACGACAACGTCACTGTCGGGTTTAATGGGATATGGCACCGGTTCCGCCGTCGCCACTGATCAGTCGCAACAGCAGCTGCAGCCACCGCCTCCGCAGCAAACACAGCCGCTGCATTACGAGGTTTCCGGCAAGGAAAAGATTCAACGCTCCAGCAGCTCCAGCTCCAGCTCTAGCTCG TCGGAGGATGATGGGATGGGCGGTAGAAGGAAGAAAGGGCTGAAAGAGAAAGTAAAGGAGAAGCTAACAAGTGGAAAGAAGAAGGAGGAGGATCAATCTCAGACCAAAACTTCGGCTGTCAAAACCACAGCGTCAACCACAACCACCACGACCGGTCCCCCGCCGGGTCAGCACCACGAGAAGAAGAGTGTGATAGAGAAGATAAAGGAAAAACTACCTGGTCATCATGCTCATTAA